From the genome of Amia ocellicauda isolate fAmiCal2 chromosome 14, fAmiCal2.hap1, whole genome shotgun sequence, one region includes:
- the mink1 gene encoding misshapen-like kinase 1 isoform X3, with amino-acid sequence MSENAPTRSLDDIDLGALRDPAGIFELVEVVGNGTYGQVYKGRHVKTGQLAAIKLMDVTEEEEEEIKQEINMLKKYSHHRNIATYYGAFIKKSPPGHDDQLWLVMEFCGAGSVTDLVKNTKGNSLKEDWIAYICREILRGLSHLHGHKVIHRDIKGQNVLLTENAEVKLVDFGVSAQLDRTVGRRNTFIGTPYWMAPEVIACDENPDSTYDYRSDIWSLGITAIEMAEGAPPLCDMHPMRALFLIPRNPPPKLKSKKWSKKFLDFIESCLIKTYTSRPSTEQLLKHAFIRDQPTERQVRIQLKDHIDRTRKKRGEKEETEYEYSGSEEEDENRGDERESSSILNVPGESTLRRDFLRLQQENKERSEALRRQQAQLAAQRRDPEEHKRQLLHDRQKRIEEQKEQRRRLEEQQRQEREMGKQQDKGPHRRLEELRREEDRRLAEREQEFIRHKLEEEQRQLEILQQQLLQEQALLMEYKRKQLEEQRQSERLQRQLQQEHAYLVSLQQQQQQQQQQQQQQQQQQQQLDKKPQLYHYSKGLEPNNKPAWAREVEERSKLNRQSSPKMGTTVSDPSLQSRSDSISQSGTSQAAQTPPMQRPVEPQGGQSKDPSPGPSPGPAPRALPGRELVRQNSDPTSESPAPQPRPGRDDRGPWIRMPEVEQPPKVPQRTTSIAAALNTNLSSGIRHPVRASNPDLRRNEGWDRGDSLSSVSNLPQTGSLERHRIIASSKIDSSPLLPGEGRQKAGESRTASRPSRPASYKRAIGEDHGLFSRDRDRGEEAPRPPAKALDYSSSSEESESSEESDSGGREEEDDSPTDRVRDPDSDSVNTMVVHDEEGEESGVDTTTGSYGDQTMVVQRTSEEKRNHNGYTNLPDVVQPSHSPTDPPSHGSPAGKDSSYDYQSRGLVKAPGKASFTTFVNLGMYQQPGGPGDSISVAGFGGEGSRFEQLKLEVRKGSVVNVNPANTRPHSDTPEIRKYKKRFNSEILCAALWGVNLLVGTESGLKLLDRSGQGKVYGLINSRRFQQMDVLEGLNLLITISGKKNKLRVYYLSWLRNKILHNDPEVEKKQGWATVGEMEGCVHYKVVKYERIKFLVIALKNSVEVYAWAPKPYHKFMAFKSFADLPHKPQLVDLTVEEGQRLKVIYGSSAGFHAIDVDSGNNYDIYIPVHIQSQVTPHAVVFLPSSEGMEMLLCYEDEGVYVNTYGRIIKDVVLQWGEMPTSVAYICSNQIMGWGEKAIEIRSVETGHLDGVFMHKRAQRLKFLCERNDKVFFASVRSGGSSQVYFMTLNRNCIMNW; translated from the exons ATGTCTGAAAACGCCCCCACGCGAAGTCTGGATGACATCGACCTGGGCGCCTTACGG GACCCGGCTGGGATCTTCGAGCTAGTGGAGGTGGTGGGAAATGGCACCTATGGACAAGTGTACAAG GGCCGCCACGTGAAGACCGGCCAGCTGGCGGCCATCAAGCTGATGGATGTGacggaggaagaggaggaggagatcaAGCAGGAGatcaacatgctgaagaagtacAGCCACCACCGCAACATCGCCACCTACTATGGCGCCTTCATCAAGAAGTCGCCCCCCGGACACGATGACCAGCTCTGG ctggtgATGGAGTTCTGCGGCGCCGGGTCGGTCACTGACCTGGTGAAGAACACCAAGGGCAACTCTCTGAAGGAGGACTGGATCGCCTACATCTGCCGAGAGATATTGAGA ggtctGTCTCACCTCCATGGTCACAAGGTGATCCACCGTGACATCAAGGGTCAGAACGTCCTGCTGACCGAGAACGCCGAGGTCAAACTGG TGGATTTCGGGGTGAGTGCCCAGCTGGACCGCACGGTCGGCCGCAGGAACACCTTCATTGGGACGCCATACTGGATGGCCCCCGAGGTCATCGCCTGCGATGAGAACCCCGACTCCACCTACGACTACAGG agtGATATCTGGTCTCTGGGGATCACTGCCATAGAGATGGCTGAGGGAGCGCCAC CGCTGTGTGACATGCACCCCATGAGAGCTCTGTTCCTGATCCCGCGCAACCCTCCTCCCAAGCTGAAGTCCAAGAAATG GTCCAAGAAGTTCCTGGACTTCATCGAGAGCTGCCTGATCAAGACCTACACCAGCCGGCCATCCACCGAGCAGCTGCTGAAGCACGCCTTCATCCGGGACCAGCCCACCGAGCGGCAGGTGCGCATCCAGCTGAAGGACCACATCGACCGCACACGCAAGAAGCGTGGGGAGAAGG AAGAGACAGAGTACGAGTACAGTGGCagtgaggaggaggacgagAACCGCGGAGACGAACGCGAGTCCAG CTCCATCCTGAACGTGCCGGGCGAGTCCACGCTGCGGAGAGACTTCCTGCGGCTGCAGCAGGAGAACAAGGAGCGCTCGGAGGCGCTGCGGAGACAGCAGGCCCAGCTGGCCGCCCAGCGCCGCGACCCGGAGGAGCACAAGAGGCAGCTGCTGCATGACCGGCAGAAGCGCATCGAGGAGCAGAAGGAGCAGCGGCGCCGCCTGGAGGAG caacaGCGCCAGGAGCGGGAGATGGGCAAGCAGCAGGATAAGGGTCCGCACCGGCGGCTGGAGGAGCTGCGGCGTGAGGAGGACCGCCGGCTGGCTGAGAGAGAGCAG GAGTTCATAAGGCACAAGCTGGAGGAGGAGCAGCGCCAGTTAGAAATCCTCcagcagcagctgctgcaggaacAGGCTCTGCTCATG GAGTACAAGCGCAAGCAGCTGGAGGAGCAGCGCCAGTCAGAGCGTCTGCAGAGGCAGCTCCAGCAGGAACACGCCTACCTGGTCTCcctgcagcaacagcagcagcagcagcaacagcagcagcagcaacagcagcagcagcagcagcagctggacAAGAAGCCACAGCTCTACCACTACAGCAAGGGCCTGGAGCCCAACAACAAGCCCGCCTGGGCCCGAGAG gtGGAGGAGCGCTCTAAGCTGAACCGGCAGAGTTCACCCAAGATGGGCACCACCGTGTCGGACCCGTCCCTCCAGTCGCGCTCCGACTCCATCAGCCAATCGGGCACCTCGCAGGCCGCGCAGACTCCACCCATGCAGCGGCCCGTCGAACCGCAGGGCGGCCAGAGCAAG GACCCCTCCCCAGGCCCCTCCCCCGGTCCCGCCCCCCGTGCCCTCCCCGGCAGGGAGCTGGTCCGCCAGAACTCCGACCCCACCTCCGAGAGCCCCGCCCCTCAGCCCCGCCCCGGCAGGGACGACCGGGGCCCCTGGATCCGCATGCCGGAGGTGGAGCAGCCCCCCAAG gtacCCCAGCGGACGACCTCCATCGCCGCAGCCCTGAACACCAACCTGTCGTCCGGCATCCGCCACCCTGTCCGCGCCAG TAACCCGGACCTGCGCAGGAACGAGGGATGGGACAGAGGGGACAGTCTGAGCTCGGTGTCTAACCTGCCGCAGACCGGCTCCCTGGAGAGACACCGCATCATCG CCTCTTCGAAGATCGACAGCTCGCCCCTCCTGCCTGGGGAGGGACGTCAAAAGGCGGGGGAATCTCGCACGGCATCCCGGCCCAGCCGCCCCGCG AGCTATAAGCGTGCGATAGGAGAG GACCACGGGCTGTTTTCCCGGGACCGAGACCGGGGCGAGgaagccccccggccccccgccAAGGCCCTGGACTACTCCTCCTCCAGCGAGGAGAGCGAGAGTAGCGAGGAGAGCGAcagtggagggagggaggaggaagaTGATAGCCCCACAGACcg aGTGAGGGATCCAGACTCCGACTCGGTGAACACCATGGTCGTCCACGACGAGGAAGGGGAGGAGTCGGGCGTCGACACCACGACCGGCAGCTATGGGGACCAGACCATGGTGGTGCAGAGG ACCTCCGAGGAGAAGCGCAATCACAACGGCTACACAAACCTGCCGGACGTCGTGCAGCCATCGCACTCCCCCACCGACCCCCCGTCCCACGGCTCCCCCGCCGGCAAGGACTCCAGCTACGAC TATCAGTCGAGGGGATTGGTCAAGGCTCCAGGCAAGGCTTCCTTCACGACCTTTGTTAACCTCGGGATGTACCAACAGCCGGGCGGGCCGGGGGATTCCATCTCTGTGGCGG GGTTCGGGGGCGAGGGATCCCGGTTCGAGCAGCTCAAGCTGGAAGTGCGCAAGGGCTCGGTGGTGAACGTGAACCCGGCGAACACGAGGCCGCACAGCGACACGCCCGAGATCCGCAAGTACAAGAAGAGGTTCAACTCCGAGATCCTGTGCGCTGCGCTGTGGG gCGTGAACCTGCTGGTGGGGACGGAGAGTGGGCTGAAGCTGCTGGACCGCAGCGGTCAGGGCAAAGTGTACGGTCTCATCAACAGCCGCCGCTTTCAGCAGATGGATGTGCTGGAGGGGCTCAACCTGCTCATCACCATCTCCG GGAAGAAGAACAAGCTGCGGGTGTACTACCTGTCCTGGCTGCGCAACAAGATCCTGCACAACGACCCCGAGGTGGAGAAGAAGCAGGGCTGGGCCACCGTGGGCGAGATGGAGGGATGTGTGCATTATAAAGTGG tgaAGTACGAGAGGATCAAGTTCCTGGTGATCGCGCTGAAGAACTCGGTGGAGGTGTACGCCTGGGCACCCAAGCCTTACCACAAATTCATGGCCTTCAAG tcttTTGCTGACCTGCCCCACAAACCCCAGCTGGTTGACCTCACGGTGGAAGAGGGTCAGAGGTTAAAGGTCATCTATGGGTCTAGCGCTGGGTTCCACGCCATCGACGTCGACTCGGGAAACAACTACGACATCTACATCCCTGTGCAT ATCCAGAGCCAGGTGACACCCCATGCCGTGGTCTTCCTGCCCAGCTCCGAGGGCATGGAGATGCTGCTGTGCTATGAGGACGAGGGTGTCTATGTCAACACCTACGGGCGCATCATCAAGGACGTGGTGCTGCAGTGGGGCGAGATGCCCACCTCCGTCG cgtaTATCTGCTCCAATCAGATCATGGGTTGGGGTGAGAAGGCGATTGAGATCCGCTCGGTGGAGACGGGGCACCTGGATGGGGTTTTCATGCACAAGAGAGCGCAGCGCCTCAAGTTCCTGTGCGAGAGGAACGACAAG
- the mink1 gene encoding misshapen-like kinase 1 isoform X5 translates to MSENAPTRSLDDIDLGALRDPAGIFELVEVVGNGTYGQVYKGRHVKTGQLAAIKLMDVTEEEEEEIKQEINMLKKYSHHRNIATYYGAFIKKSPPGHDDQLWLVMEFCGAGSVTDLVKNTKGNSLKEDWIAYICREILRGLSHLHGHKVIHRDIKGQNVLLTENAEVKLVDFGVSAQLDRTVGRRNTFIGTPYWMAPEVIACDENPDSTYDYRSDIWSLGITAIEMAEGAPPLCDMHPMRALFLIPRNPPPKLKSKKWSKKFLDFIESCLIKTYTSRPSTEQLLKHAFIRDQPTERQVRIQLKDHIDRTRKKRGEKEETEYEYSGSEEEDENRGDERESSSILNVPGESTLRRDFLRLQQENKERSEALRRQQAQLAAQRRDPEEHKRQLLHDRQKRIEEQKEQRRRLEEQQRQEREMGKQQDKGPHRRLEELRREEDRRLAEREQEFIRHKLEEEQRQLEILQQQLLQEQALLMEYKRKQLEEQRQSERLQRQLQQEHAYLVSLQQQQQQQQQQQQQQQQQQQQLDKKPQLYHYSKGLEPNNKPAWAREVEERSKLNRQSSPKMGTTVSDPSLQSRSDSISQSGTSQAAQTPPMQRPVEPQGGQSKVPQRTTSIAAALNTNLSSGIRHPVRASNPDLRRNEGWDRGDSLSSVSNLPQTGSLERHRIIASSKIDSSPLLPGEGRQKAGESRTASRPSRPASYKRAIGEDHGLFSRDRDRGEEAPRPPAKALDYSSSSEESESSEESDSGGREEEDDSPTDRVRDPDSDSVNTMVVHDEEGEESGVDTTTGSYGDQTMVVQRTSEEKRNHNGYTNLPDVVQPSHSPTDPPSHGSPAGKDSSYDYQSRGLVKAPGKASFTTFVNLGMYQQPGGPGDSISVAGFGGEGSRFEQLKLEVRKGSVVNVNPANTRPHSDTPEIRKYKKRFNSEILCAALWGVNLLVGTESGLKLLDRSGQGKVYGLINSRRFQQMDVLEGLNLLITISGKKNKLRVYYLSWLRNKILHNDPEVEKKQGWATVGEMEGCVHYKVVKYERIKFLVIALKNSVEVYAWAPKPYHKFMAFKSFADLPHKPQLVDLTVEEGQRLKVIYGSSAGFHAIDVDSGNNYDIYIPVHIQSQVTPHAVVFLPSSEGMEMLLCYEDEGVYVNTYGRIIKDVVLQWGEMPTSVAYICSNQIMGWGEKAIEIRSVETGHLDGVFMHKRAQRLKFLCERNDKVFFASVRSGGSSQVYFMTLNRNCIMNW, encoded by the exons ATGTCTGAAAACGCCCCCACGCGAAGTCTGGATGACATCGACCTGGGCGCCTTACGG GACCCGGCTGGGATCTTCGAGCTAGTGGAGGTGGTGGGAAATGGCACCTATGGACAAGTGTACAAG GGCCGCCACGTGAAGACCGGCCAGCTGGCGGCCATCAAGCTGATGGATGTGacggaggaagaggaggaggagatcaAGCAGGAGatcaacatgctgaagaagtacAGCCACCACCGCAACATCGCCACCTACTATGGCGCCTTCATCAAGAAGTCGCCCCCCGGACACGATGACCAGCTCTGG ctggtgATGGAGTTCTGCGGCGCCGGGTCGGTCACTGACCTGGTGAAGAACACCAAGGGCAACTCTCTGAAGGAGGACTGGATCGCCTACATCTGCCGAGAGATATTGAGA ggtctGTCTCACCTCCATGGTCACAAGGTGATCCACCGTGACATCAAGGGTCAGAACGTCCTGCTGACCGAGAACGCCGAGGTCAAACTGG TGGATTTCGGGGTGAGTGCCCAGCTGGACCGCACGGTCGGCCGCAGGAACACCTTCATTGGGACGCCATACTGGATGGCCCCCGAGGTCATCGCCTGCGATGAGAACCCCGACTCCACCTACGACTACAGG agtGATATCTGGTCTCTGGGGATCACTGCCATAGAGATGGCTGAGGGAGCGCCAC CGCTGTGTGACATGCACCCCATGAGAGCTCTGTTCCTGATCCCGCGCAACCCTCCTCCCAAGCTGAAGTCCAAGAAATG GTCCAAGAAGTTCCTGGACTTCATCGAGAGCTGCCTGATCAAGACCTACACCAGCCGGCCATCCACCGAGCAGCTGCTGAAGCACGCCTTCATCCGGGACCAGCCCACCGAGCGGCAGGTGCGCATCCAGCTGAAGGACCACATCGACCGCACACGCAAGAAGCGTGGGGAGAAGG AAGAGACAGAGTACGAGTACAGTGGCagtgaggaggaggacgagAACCGCGGAGACGAACGCGAGTCCAG CTCCATCCTGAACGTGCCGGGCGAGTCCACGCTGCGGAGAGACTTCCTGCGGCTGCAGCAGGAGAACAAGGAGCGCTCGGAGGCGCTGCGGAGACAGCAGGCCCAGCTGGCCGCCCAGCGCCGCGACCCGGAGGAGCACAAGAGGCAGCTGCTGCATGACCGGCAGAAGCGCATCGAGGAGCAGAAGGAGCAGCGGCGCCGCCTGGAGGAG caacaGCGCCAGGAGCGGGAGATGGGCAAGCAGCAGGATAAGGGTCCGCACCGGCGGCTGGAGGAGCTGCGGCGTGAGGAGGACCGCCGGCTGGCTGAGAGAGAGCAG GAGTTCATAAGGCACAAGCTGGAGGAGGAGCAGCGCCAGTTAGAAATCCTCcagcagcagctgctgcaggaacAGGCTCTGCTCATG GAGTACAAGCGCAAGCAGCTGGAGGAGCAGCGCCAGTCAGAGCGTCTGCAGAGGCAGCTCCAGCAGGAACACGCCTACCTGGTCTCcctgcagcaacagcagcagcagcagcaacagcagcagcagcaacagcagcagcagcagcagcagctggacAAGAAGCCACAGCTCTACCACTACAGCAAGGGCCTGGAGCCCAACAACAAGCCCGCCTGGGCCCGAGAG gtGGAGGAGCGCTCTAAGCTGAACCGGCAGAGTTCACCCAAGATGGGCACCACCGTGTCGGACCCGTCCCTCCAGTCGCGCTCCGACTCCATCAGCCAATCGGGCACCTCGCAGGCCGCGCAGACTCCACCCATGCAGCGGCCCGTCGAACCGCAGGGCGGCCAGAGCAAG gtacCCCAGCGGACGACCTCCATCGCCGCAGCCCTGAACACCAACCTGTCGTCCGGCATCCGCCACCCTGTCCGCGCCAG TAACCCGGACCTGCGCAGGAACGAGGGATGGGACAGAGGGGACAGTCTGAGCTCGGTGTCTAACCTGCCGCAGACCGGCTCCCTGGAGAGACACCGCATCATCG CCTCTTCGAAGATCGACAGCTCGCCCCTCCTGCCTGGGGAGGGACGTCAAAAGGCGGGGGAATCTCGCACGGCATCCCGGCCCAGCCGCCCCGCG AGCTATAAGCGTGCGATAGGAGAG GACCACGGGCTGTTTTCCCGGGACCGAGACCGGGGCGAGgaagccccccggccccccgccAAGGCCCTGGACTACTCCTCCTCCAGCGAGGAGAGCGAGAGTAGCGAGGAGAGCGAcagtggagggagggaggaggaagaTGATAGCCCCACAGACcg aGTGAGGGATCCAGACTCCGACTCGGTGAACACCATGGTCGTCCACGACGAGGAAGGGGAGGAGTCGGGCGTCGACACCACGACCGGCAGCTATGGGGACCAGACCATGGTGGTGCAGAGG ACCTCCGAGGAGAAGCGCAATCACAACGGCTACACAAACCTGCCGGACGTCGTGCAGCCATCGCACTCCCCCACCGACCCCCCGTCCCACGGCTCCCCCGCCGGCAAGGACTCCAGCTACGAC TATCAGTCGAGGGGATTGGTCAAGGCTCCAGGCAAGGCTTCCTTCACGACCTTTGTTAACCTCGGGATGTACCAACAGCCGGGCGGGCCGGGGGATTCCATCTCTGTGGCGG GGTTCGGGGGCGAGGGATCCCGGTTCGAGCAGCTCAAGCTGGAAGTGCGCAAGGGCTCGGTGGTGAACGTGAACCCGGCGAACACGAGGCCGCACAGCGACACGCCCGAGATCCGCAAGTACAAGAAGAGGTTCAACTCCGAGATCCTGTGCGCTGCGCTGTGGG gCGTGAACCTGCTGGTGGGGACGGAGAGTGGGCTGAAGCTGCTGGACCGCAGCGGTCAGGGCAAAGTGTACGGTCTCATCAACAGCCGCCGCTTTCAGCAGATGGATGTGCTGGAGGGGCTCAACCTGCTCATCACCATCTCCG GGAAGAAGAACAAGCTGCGGGTGTACTACCTGTCCTGGCTGCGCAACAAGATCCTGCACAACGACCCCGAGGTGGAGAAGAAGCAGGGCTGGGCCACCGTGGGCGAGATGGAGGGATGTGTGCATTATAAAGTGG tgaAGTACGAGAGGATCAAGTTCCTGGTGATCGCGCTGAAGAACTCGGTGGAGGTGTACGCCTGGGCACCCAAGCCTTACCACAAATTCATGGCCTTCAAG tcttTTGCTGACCTGCCCCACAAACCCCAGCTGGTTGACCTCACGGTGGAAGAGGGTCAGAGGTTAAAGGTCATCTATGGGTCTAGCGCTGGGTTCCACGCCATCGACGTCGACTCGGGAAACAACTACGACATCTACATCCCTGTGCAT ATCCAGAGCCAGGTGACACCCCATGCCGTGGTCTTCCTGCCCAGCTCCGAGGGCATGGAGATGCTGCTGTGCTATGAGGACGAGGGTGTCTATGTCAACACCTACGGGCGCATCATCAAGGACGTGGTGCTGCAGTGGGGCGAGATGCCCACCTCCGTCG cgtaTATCTGCTCCAATCAGATCATGGGTTGGGGTGAGAAGGCGATTGAGATCCGCTCGGTGGAGACGGGGCACCTGGATGGGGTTTTCATGCACAAGAGAGCGCAGCGCCTCAAGTTCCTGTGCGAGAGGAACGACAAG